A single region of the Corallococcus caeni genome encodes:
- a CDS encoding hybrid sensor histidine kinase/response regulator: MPSSDTAIAALSGLLSDEGERITRLWSKRLRAETYEVEVPGRDLRAPLRHLLDELARLLESRGEDAVRLWPEVVRSHGAFRYDQNFEPEDLTREFKSLQEVLLYVYARRNGGVIDADVAELVSELVWEADASAQASYARVLKTEEVRFREAAVMESVLNHVEVGILLAETDGMVSFASPPVSRLMGVPMRAVVGARAASTLGPVLTQVNARHPTGEPFKVHDMPFLRALREKAPVRGVMMQVERPGGGDATLEMSATPVWEEDQVLAGVIQTFSDRTEAAVKTKALENAHDEVRRLQGQLLRRTRQQALGQLASGAAHALNNFLNVLRLRITLLQREYKPEHVEALDRTVRQIGELVARLQEFSVQRTEERLGNVPVDQTVREALELARGELEQREHPVHTELDLGFPWGVKADAGFFRELIVSLLLSARDRMEAGGTLVVRTRPAGDAWLEMRLEDGGRPYAQDELAGLFDPLRRDPGAPQFSLFLAVARTQVQRWGGDLTVENRRDGSGASFIVRLPRYSDVSAGAPPPSAKPIPQAPGGVPRMPARARRVLVVDDDLDNARMMAEVLGEEGYDVQVAHSPEVALRIWEKHPYDAALLDAVMPEMTGWELARELRQRTPQALLAIVTGMDVRGQNRASLAQVDAVFRKPIDVGALDDFLSQTRGEEEPEPAEEPGPHDATH; encoded by the coding sequence GTGCCTTCCTCCGATACCGCCATCGCCGCGCTGTCAGGCCTGCTCTCGGACGAGGGCGAGCGCATCACGCGCCTGTGGTCCAAGCGCCTGCGCGCGGAGACGTACGAGGTGGAGGTCCCGGGCCGGGACCTGCGCGCGCCGCTGCGCCATCTGCTGGATGAGCTTGCCCGCCTGCTGGAGAGCCGGGGCGAGGACGCGGTGCGGCTGTGGCCGGAGGTGGTGCGCTCGCACGGGGCCTTCCGGTACGACCAGAACTTCGAACCCGAGGACCTGACGCGCGAGTTCAAGTCGCTCCAGGAGGTGCTGCTCTACGTCTACGCGCGCCGCAACGGGGGCGTCATCGACGCGGACGTCGCGGAGCTGGTGTCGGAGCTGGTGTGGGAGGCGGACGCGTCCGCGCAGGCCTCCTACGCGCGCGTGCTCAAGACGGAGGAGGTCCGCTTCCGCGAGGCGGCGGTGATGGAGTCGGTGCTCAACCACGTGGAGGTGGGCATCCTGCTGGCGGAGACGGACGGCATGGTGTCCTTCGCGTCGCCGCCGGTGAGCCGCCTGATGGGCGTGCCCATGCGCGCGGTGGTGGGCGCGCGCGCCGCGAGCACGCTGGGGCCCGTGCTCACCCAGGTCAACGCGCGGCATCCCACGGGGGAGCCCTTCAAGGTCCATGACATGCCCTTCCTGCGCGCGCTGCGCGAGAAGGCGCCCGTGCGCGGCGTGATGATGCAGGTGGAGCGGCCCGGCGGTGGGGACGCCACGCTGGAGATGAGCGCCACGCCGGTGTGGGAGGAGGACCAGGTCCTGGCGGGCGTCATCCAGACCTTCAGCGACCGCACCGAGGCGGCCGTGAAGACCAAGGCACTGGAGAACGCGCACGACGAGGTGCGCAGGCTCCAGGGACAGCTCCTGCGGCGCACCCGGCAGCAGGCGCTGGGCCAGCTGGCGAGCGGCGCCGCGCACGCGCTCAACAACTTCCTCAACGTGCTGCGGCTGCGCATCACGCTGTTGCAGCGCGAATACAAGCCGGAGCACGTGGAGGCGCTGGACAGGACGGTGCGCCAGATTGGCGAGCTGGTGGCGCGGCTGCAGGAGTTCAGCGTGCAGCGCACCGAGGAGCGCCTGGGCAACGTGCCGGTGGACCAGACGGTGCGCGAGGCCCTGGAGCTGGCCCGGGGGGAGCTGGAGCAGCGCGAGCACCCGGTGCACACGGAGCTGGACCTGGGCTTCCCGTGGGGCGTGAAGGCGGATGCGGGCTTCTTCCGCGAGCTCATCGTCAGCCTGCTCCTGTCCGCGCGGGACCGGATGGAGGCGGGCGGCACGCTGGTGGTCCGCACGCGTCCGGCCGGGGACGCCTGGCTGGAGATGCGCCTGGAGGACGGTGGGCGGCCCTACGCGCAGGACGAACTGGCGGGCCTGTTCGACCCGCTGCGCCGGGACCCGGGGGCGCCGCAGTTCTCGCTGTTCCTGGCGGTGGCGCGCACGCAGGTGCAGCGCTGGGGCGGAGACCTGACGGTGGAGAACCGGCGCGACGGCTCGGGCGCGAGCTTCATCGTGAGGCTGCCGCGCTACAGCGACGTGTCGGCCGGGGCGCCGCCGCCGTCCGCGAAGCCGATACCGCAAGCGCCGGGAGGGGTGCCTCGCATGCCGGCGCGCGCGCGCCGCGTGCTGGTGGTGGACGACGACCTGGACAACGCGCGGATGATGGCCGAGGTGCTGGGCGAGGAGGGCTACGACGTGCAGGTGGCGCACAGCCCGGAGGTGGCCCTGCGCATCTGGGAGAAGCATCCGTATGACGCCGCGCTGCTGGACGCGGTGATGCCGGAGATGACGGGCTGGGAGCTGGCGCGCGAGCTGCGGCAGCGCACGCCCCAGGCGCTGCTGGCCATCGTCACCGGCATGGACGTGCGAGGCCAGAACCGCGCGAGCCTCGCGCAGGTGGACGCTGTCTTCCGCAAGCCCATCGACGTGGGCGCCCTGGATGACTTCCTCTCCCAGACCCGGGGCGAGGAGGAGCCCGAGCCCGCCGAGGAACCAGGCCCGCACGACGCCACGCATTGA
- a CDS encoding DUF2381 family protein, which translates to MPSSSTAVLLGLLLASAAAFAQSEFPASVPGARRIELAPDGSPSIAEIAVSAGLSTGLYFDSDLMRDGIELEGRERFSLVDIGQATLRLVPSSRVAPGERFRLVVRFRDGAAPVSASFLLRVHPAKAEPLVEIFREKRTIETYQQETREVRAELERCQDENSRLVAEHEAPPGLAGLLSTGTLDEHGVAGRVVTKDIPRLAGNALEAISVTTYRAKTAVAVVVQLATKAGAHLWSPKGVTLRSRTGAELKVLRIWQQPSTPLDESRSIVVEAEAPEAGVQGPFSLKLWEDGPRTVTLGNVTFP; encoded by the coding sequence GTGCCCTCTTCATCCACGGCTGTCCTCCTGGGACTTCTGCTCGCGAGTGCGGCAGCATTCGCTCAATCCGAGTTCCCAGCCTCCGTGCCGGGCGCCCGGCGGATTGAACTGGCCCCTGACGGGAGTCCATCCATCGCGGAGATCGCGGTCAGCGCAGGGCTCTCCACGGGGCTCTATTTCGACTCGGACCTGATGCGTGACGGCATCGAATTGGAAGGGCGGGAGCGCTTCTCGCTGGTGGACATCGGCCAGGCTACCCTCCGCCTGGTTCCGTCTTCGCGTGTGGCCCCTGGCGAGCGCTTCCGGCTCGTCGTGCGATTCAGAGATGGCGCGGCACCGGTCAGTGCGTCCTTTCTCCTCCGGGTGCATCCCGCGAAGGCGGAACCCCTCGTTGAGATCTTTCGCGAGAAGCGGACGATCGAGACCTATCAACAAGAGACCCGGGAGGTCCGTGCGGAGTTGGAGCGCTGCCAGGACGAGAACTCACGGTTGGTGGCCGAGCATGAGGCCCCACCCGGGCTGGCGGGACTCCTCTCCACTGGAACCCTGGATGAGCACGGCGTTGCGGGGCGCGTCGTGACCAAAGACATTCCCCGGTTGGCTGGAAATGCCCTGGAGGCGATCTCCGTCACCACCTACCGCGCCAAGACGGCTGTTGCCGTGGTCGTCCAGTTGGCGACGAAGGCGGGTGCGCACCTCTGGAGCCCGAAGGGGGTGACACTACGGAGCAGGACAGGAGCGGAATTGAAGGTGCTCCGCATCTGGCAGCAGCCATCCACTCCCTTGGATGAGTCCCGAAGCATCGTGGTCGAGGCCGAGGCTCCGGAGGCCGGTGTCCAGGGACCGTTCTCCTTGAAGCTCTGGGAGGACGGGCCGCGCACCGTCACGCTGGGCAACGTGACGTTCCCGTAG
- a CDS encoding HEAT repeat domain-containing protein encodes MRRSTLVRGVAGLGVLVCLGALPFWLSESSPSAATVQASESVHRLPLFRWRVGEAHTFHLVWDDLTRVALPMPTQDAKAQELEGVLHLDGELTLQALETRATGTRLRLTLRRLARHEAVLSGQALLPDAAALQAHLPDTASAWLELDARGALQAVRFSEAEPPLFRQFAQTLAAELFPSELRDEASWTATESTQTGDVESAFAFEPGDSSRLTRRRSRYQSLRAAGAATVAKQELGSLTTFDRDAEGRLVAISQDEVLDALGTDGRVLLSKRLRLRLTYQSRQMQPLPPSDEQKWVVRTPSQVAFELDPETAALRGQADGMTVDELLETLEDASGPDAIAGLDVFARRAIAALTLEPKRCQELARLFLKPGTKPAMRELMLDLLVGAGHAQAQATLRTLLLSNEAREHAGAYVMMVQRAGFLTKPEPETGAMLNGLLERARTEHDVPVERATSYALGVWSSHLDPGSAEARAAVRTLETAVAQAPGDEARAHALRAMGGTRAERLMDVASPHLRAQSPDVRAAAADALRAAPQELATRLLLDALETEKDRGVQRALLDALNTRSLDAGALEHLRAWVVAGGLAPGEEPALLAVAAQHLEGGTPVFQMLQAIALRPDLQAPTRARVMALMAQVGAQLGG; translated from the coding sequence ATGCGTCGCTCGACCCTCGTTCGTGGCGTGGCTGGCCTGGGTGTCCTGGTGTGCCTGGGGGCGCTGCCCTTCTGGCTGTCCGAGTCGTCCCCGTCCGCCGCGACGGTGCAGGCCTCCGAGTCCGTCCACCGGCTGCCGCTGTTCCGCTGGCGCGTGGGCGAGGCGCACACCTTCCACCTCGTCTGGGATGACCTGACGCGCGTGGCGCTGCCCATGCCGACGCAGGACGCGAAGGCCCAGGAGCTGGAGGGTGTGCTGCACCTGGACGGTGAGTTGACGCTCCAGGCGCTGGAGACGCGCGCCACGGGCACCCGGCTGCGCCTGACGCTGCGCCGGCTGGCGCGGCACGAAGCGGTCCTCTCCGGACAGGCGCTGTTGCCCGACGCGGCGGCGCTCCAGGCCCACCTGCCGGACACCGCCAGCGCGTGGCTGGAATTGGACGCGCGCGGCGCGCTCCAGGCGGTGCGCTTCTCCGAGGCGGAGCCGCCGCTGTTCCGTCAGTTCGCGCAGACGCTGGCGGCGGAGCTGTTCCCCTCCGAGCTGCGCGATGAAGCGTCCTGGACCGCCACCGAGTCCACGCAGACGGGCGACGTGGAGTCGGCGTTCGCCTTCGAGCCCGGGGACAGCTCGCGGCTGACGCGCCGCAGGTCGCGCTACCAGAGCCTGCGCGCGGCGGGCGCGGCGACGGTGGCGAAGCAGGAGCTGGGCTCGCTCACGACCTTCGACCGCGACGCGGAAGGGCGCCTCGTCGCCATCAGCCAGGACGAGGTGCTGGACGCGCTGGGCACGGACGGGCGCGTGCTCCTGTCCAAGCGGCTGCGCCTGCGGCTGACGTACCAGTCGAGGCAGATGCAGCCCCTGCCGCCGTCGGACGAGCAGAAGTGGGTGGTGCGCACGCCGTCGCAGGTCGCCTTCGAGTTGGATCCGGAGACGGCTGCGCTGCGCGGCCAGGCGGACGGGATGACGGTGGACGAGCTGCTGGAGACGCTGGAGGACGCCAGCGGCCCGGACGCCATCGCGGGGCTGGACGTGTTCGCGCGGCGGGCCATCGCGGCGCTGACGCTGGAGCCGAAGCGCTGCCAGGAACTGGCGCGCCTGTTCCTGAAGCCGGGCACGAAGCCCGCCATGCGCGAGCTGATGCTGGACCTGCTGGTGGGCGCGGGCCACGCGCAGGCGCAGGCCACGCTGCGCACGCTGCTCCTGTCGAATGAGGCCCGTGAGCACGCGGGCGCATACGTGATGATGGTGCAGCGCGCGGGGTTCCTGACGAAGCCGGAGCCGGAGACGGGCGCGATGCTCAACGGCCTGCTGGAGCGCGCCCGGACGGAGCACGACGTCCCTGTGGAGCGGGCGACGTCGTACGCGCTGGGCGTCTGGTCATCGCACCTGGACCCTGGCTCGGCGGAGGCGCGCGCCGCGGTGCGGACGCTGGAGACCGCCGTGGCGCAGGCTCCGGGGGACGAGGCGCGGGCGCACGCGCTGCGCGCGATGGGGGGCACGCGGGCGGAGCGGCTGATGGACGTGGCGTCGCCGCACCTGCGCGCACAGTCCCCGGACGTGCGCGCCGCCGCGGCGGACGCGCTGCGCGCCGCCCCGCAGGAGCTGGCCACGCGGCTCTTGCTGGACGCGCTGGAGACGGAGAAGGACCGGGGCGTGCAGCGGGCGCTGCTGGACGCGCTGAACACGCGGTCCCTGGACGCGGGCGCGCTGGAGCACCTGCGGGCCTGGGTGGTGGCCGGGGGGCTGGCGCCAGGAGAGGAGCCCGCGCTGCTGGCGGTCGCGGCCCAGCACCTGGAAGGGGGCACGCCCGTGTTCCAGATGCTCCAGGCGATCGCGCTGCGTCCGGACCTGCAGGCCCCCACGCGCGCCCGGGTGATGGCGCTGATGGCGCAGGTGGGCGCGCAGCTCGGCGGGTGA
- a CDS encoding DUF2019 domain-containing protein → MVTEDRQNLVEEFAQNVAAQTDAIWRGDAKTGNKHADRYIAAFKKLRALGDPGREALAVLLTHPRMDVRTTAATCLLRYKTAEARAVLEEAAKGTGLIPFWAQQALKRWEEGTWSLDPA, encoded by the coding sequence ATGGTGACAGAAGACCGTCAGAACCTCGTCGAGGAGTTCGCACAGAACGTGGCCGCCCAAACTGACGCCATCTGGCGAGGTGACGCGAAGACCGGAAACAAGCATGCGGATCGATACATCGCGGCGTTCAAGAAGCTACGTGCCCTTGGGGATCCTGGGCGTGAAGCATTGGCGGTACTGCTGACGCATCCTCGGATGGATGTTCGGACCACTGCCGCGACCTGCCTGCTTCGTTACAAGACCGCGGAGGCTCGGGCGGTCCTTGAAGAAGCGGCGAAGGGCACGGGGCTCATCCCCTTCTGGGCCCAGCAGGCGCTGAAACGCTGGGAAGAAGGAACCTGGTCGCTGGACCCCGCTTGA
- a CDS encoding DUF2270 domain-containing protein, whose protein sequence is MSVKERRQNDLEQPMVSQQAMAQLFRGELSRSDTWRTRLDTTTNWALTTTAAVISFGFATPQSSHVTFLVGIWMVVSFLLIEARRYRYYDLWNRRVRLLEDGWWAPMLRREPVDPDALRELAVEMSRPQIQLSLVSAIATRLNRAYGPILIVLLVTWFFKVYSHPRPPRDFGDFVDRAHVAWIPGPVVMASLLFLTVAAAYLFTASFFIRAPLGELRTRPRGRRAALWEAFYRPYAIQRRKRPRPPGARANPPRPPAPFDH, encoded by the coding sequence ATGAGCGTCAAGGAGCGGAGGCAGAACGACCTGGAGCAGCCCATGGTCTCGCAGCAGGCCATGGCGCAGCTCTTTCGTGGCGAGCTGAGCCGCTCGGACACCTGGCGCACGCGCCTGGACACCACGACGAACTGGGCGCTCACCACGACGGCGGCGGTCATCTCCTTCGGCTTCGCGACGCCGCAGAGCTCGCACGTCACGTTCCTGGTGGGCATCTGGATGGTGGTGTCCTTCCTGCTCATCGAGGCGCGGCGCTACCGCTACTACGACCTGTGGAACCGCCGGGTGCGCCTCTTGGAGGACGGCTGGTGGGCGCCGATGCTGCGGCGCGAGCCGGTGGATCCGGACGCGCTGCGCGAATTGGCGGTGGAGATGTCCCGGCCGCAGATCCAGCTGTCGCTGGTGTCCGCCATCGCGACGCGGCTCAACCGCGCGTACGGCCCCATCCTCATCGTCCTGTTGGTGACCTGGTTCTTCAAGGTCTACAGCCACCCGCGGCCGCCGCGCGACTTCGGGGACTTCGTGGACCGGGCGCACGTGGCCTGGATTCCCGGCCCGGTGGTGATGGCGTCCCTCCTGTTCCTCACCGTGGCGGCGGCGTACCTCTTCACCGCGTCCTTCTTCATCCGGGCGCCCCTGGGCGAGCTGCGCACCCGGCCGCGTGGACGCCGGGCCGCGCTCTGGGAGGCCTTCTACCGGCCCTACGCCATCCAGCGCCGCAAGCGCCCGCGCCCCCCGGGCGCCCGCGCCAACCCGCCGCGCCCGCCGGCCCCGTTCGACCACTGA
- a CDS encoding isocitrate/isopropylmalate dehydrogenase family protein: MANTRTVTVINGDGIGPEVSAATIRVLEALKVPLEFEFKDAGTEVVAKFGTNLPHETVEAVLRSGVALKGPTGTVVGGGLPSANVGLRKRLDLYSSLRPVKSVPNVKTRYENVDLVVVRENTEDLYAGLEHIVVPGVVEAIKVITEKASTRIARFAFEYAKKNGRKKVSAIHKANIMKLSDGLFLDCCRKVSREFPEVAYDEVIVDNLCMQLVKDPTRFDVMVLENLYGDIVSDLCAGLVGGLGMVPGANIGERTAVFEAVHGTAPDIAGKGIANPTALMMSAVMMLEWLDLREASQRMANAIQKVYGGESKVRTGDLGGSATTREFTDAIIAAL; the protein is encoded by the coding sequence ATGGCGAACACGCGCACTGTGACGGTCATCAACGGCGACGGCATCGGTCCCGAAGTCTCGGCGGCCACCATCCGCGTCCTGGAAGCCCTCAAGGTCCCCCTGGAGTTCGAGTTCAAGGACGCGGGCACGGAGGTCGTGGCCAAGTTCGGCACCAACCTGCCCCACGAGACGGTGGAGGCGGTGCTGCGCAGCGGCGTGGCGCTCAAGGGCCCCACCGGCACCGTCGTGGGCGGCGGCCTGCCTTCCGCGAACGTGGGCCTGCGCAAGCGGCTGGACCTGTACTCGTCGCTGCGCCCGGTGAAGAGCGTCCCCAACGTCAAGACGCGCTACGAGAACGTGGACCTGGTGGTCGTGCGTGAGAACACCGAGGACCTCTACGCGGGCCTGGAGCACATCGTGGTGCCGGGCGTCGTGGAGGCCATCAAGGTCATCACGGAGAAGGCCTCCACGCGCATCGCGCGCTTCGCCTTCGAGTACGCGAAGAAGAACGGCCGCAAGAAGGTGTCCGCCATCCACAAGGCGAACATCATGAAGCTGTCGGACGGCCTCTTCCTGGACTGCTGCCGCAAGGTGAGCCGCGAGTTCCCTGAGGTCGCCTACGACGAGGTCATCGTCGACAACCTCTGCATGCAGCTGGTGAAGGACCCGACCCGCTTCGACGTGATGGTGCTGGAGAACCTCTACGGCGACATCGTCAGCGACCTGTGCGCCGGCCTGGTGGGCGGCCTGGGCATGGTGCCGGGCGCCAACATCGGCGAGCGCACCGCCGTCTTCGAGGCCGTGCACGGCACCGCCCCGGACATCGCGGGCAAGGGTATCGCGAACCCCACCGCGCTGATGATGTCCGCGGTGATGATGCTGGAGTGGCTGGACCTGCGTGAGGCGTCCCAGCGCATGGCCAACGCCATCCAGAAGGTCTACGGCGGCGAGTCGAAGGTGCGCACCGGCGACCTGGGCGGCAGCGCCACCACGCGCGAGTTCACCGACGCCATCATCGCCGCGCTGTAA
- a CDS encoding 2OG-Fe(II) oxygenase has product MELTDAEVEALGSRGYFVRDGFLGEPQARAVRAAALARVEAGTLKPAGIRRGADHSLDTSVRGDHIEWVLPGAAPELEALWHRFQALGEAVSSGAYLGLGRFDVQLACYPGGGAHYARHRDAFPGQSNRRLTAIWYANADWKPEHGGVLRLFPEDTGNPVEVAPVLDRLVVFLSERLEHEVLPAHASRLALTAWFYGRGT; this is encoded by the coding sequence GTGGAGCTGACGGACGCGGAGGTGGAGGCCCTGGGCTCGCGCGGGTACTTCGTGCGGGATGGCTTCCTCGGCGAGCCCCAGGCCCGGGCGGTGCGGGCCGCGGCGCTCGCGCGCGTGGAGGCCGGGACGCTGAAGCCCGCGGGCATCCGGCGCGGCGCGGACCACTCGCTCGACACCTCCGTGCGCGGCGACCACATCGAGTGGGTGCTGCCCGGCGCGGCCCCCGAACTCGAAGCCCTGTGGCACCGCTTCCAGGCGCTGGGGGAGGCCGTGTCCTCGGGCGCGTACCTGGGGCTGGGGCGCTTCGACGTGCAGCTCGCCTGCTACCCCGGCGGCGGTGCGCACTACGCCCGTCACCGCGACGCGTTCCCCGGCCAGTCCAACCGCCGGCTCACCGCCATCTGGTACGCGAACGCGGACTGGAAGCCGGAGCACGGCGGCGTGCTGCGCCTCTTCCCGGAGGACACCGGCAACCCGGTGGAGGTGGCGCCGGTGCTGGACCGCCTGGTGGTGTTCCTGAGCGAGCGGCTGGAGCACGAGGTGCTGCCCGCCCACGCCTCCCGCCTGGCCCTCACCGCGTGGTTCTACGGCCGGGGCACCTGA
- a CDS encoding O-acetyl-ADP-ribose deacetylase has translation MTERLELIQGDITHVTADAIVNAANSSLGGGGGVDGAIHRAAGRELLAECLTLGRCPTGQARITKGYRLPAAHVIHAVGPVWQGGRNGEDALLASCYRNAFALMEKHGLRTVAFPSISTGVYGFPIERAAPIALREIRAALERRPELERVTVVLFSEKDLKVYQQALGA, from the coding sequence ATGACGGAACGTCTGGAGTTGATCCAGGGAGACATCACGCACGTCACGGCGGACGCCATCGTGAACGCGGCCAACTCCTCGCTGGGCGGAGGGGGCGGCGTGGACGGCGCCATCCACCGCGCGGCGGGGCGGGAGCTGCTCGCGGAGTGTCTCACGCTGGGCCGTTGTCCCACCGGGCAGGCGCGCATCACCAAGGGCTACCGGCTGCCCGCGGCCCACGTCATCCACGCGGTGGGCCCGGTGTGGCAGGGCGGGCGCAACGGCGAGGACGCCCTGCTGGCCTCGTGCTACCGCAACGCGTTCGCGCTGATGGAGAAGCACGGGCTGCGCACGGTGGCGTTCCCCTCCATCTCCACGGGCGTCTACGGCTTCCCCATCGAACGGGCAGCCCCCATCGCGCTGCGGGAGATCCGCGCGGCGCTGGAACGGCGGCCGGAGCTGGAGCGCGTCACCGTGGTGCTCTTCAGCGAGAAGGACCTGAAGGTGTATCAGCAGGCGCTGGGCGCATAG
- a CDS encoding tetratricopeptide repeat protein, with amino-acid sequence MISPAELERLRRKVEAGEVLGGSELDALRAEAARTPGPTLRLTLAHALVNADAEREALPLMQALRRDFPRDLQVRLGLARALLGLERHREAEAELREALVLSPGDPEALKVLAVLALRQGEGARARAYVAEAVERDPFDAEAKLLRAELEAADLPPPPVPEEQVLRPEFTAALTAALGRAGVAFRRQGRDLLVKLASGGVGRVDVGSLYAAYREAPGSQGLTAHVEALASRLGGLSSGVGPTGVSLDALRPVLRPSGFVAGTQGALFRPGPAGLEVFYVLEDAEFMRYLPASALKDAVLTLDAVDAAAWHNLELRPADVRPVVIDHGEVRLAEAFSGIWAVTGGDGHDGARLLTKSQRRRLDAATGGGPLRVSLGRREVALLCRESDGDSVRRLAALGHAPDGVPGVFLLEGDALRSV; translated from the coding sequence GTGATTTCCCCGGCGGAACTGGAGCGCCTGCGCCGCAAGGTGGAGGCGGGTGAAGTGCTCGGCGGCTCGGAGCTGGACGCGCTGCGCGCCGAGGCCGCGCGCACTCCCGGGCCCACGCTGCGCCTCACCCTGGCGCATGCCCTGGTCAACGCGGACGCGGAGCGGGAGGCCCTGCCGTTGATGCAGGCCCTGCGGCGCGACTTTCCCAGGGACCTCCAGGTGCGCCTGGGGCTCGCGCGAGCGCTGCTGGGCCTGGAGCGGCACCGTGAAGCGGAGGCCGAGCTGCGCGAAGCGCTGGTCCTGAGCCCCGGCGACCCGGAGGCCCTCAAGGTGCTGGCCGTGCTCGCGCTGCGGCAGGGGGAGGGCGCGCGCGCCCGCGCCTACGTGGCCGAGGCCGTGGAGCGCGACCCCTTCGACGCGGAGGCGAAGCTGCTGCGCGCGGAGCTGGAGGCCGCGGACCTGCCTCCGCCTCCCGTGCCCGAGGAGCAGGTGCTGCGCCCGGAGTTCACCGCCGCGCTCACCGCAGCGCTGGGCCGCGCGGGCGTGGCCTTCCGGCGCCAGGGCCGCGACCTGCTGGTGAAGCTGGCCTCGGGTGGCGTGGGCCGCGTGGACGTGGGCTCGCTGTATGCCGCGTATCGCGAGGCACCAGGTTCGCAAGGGCTCACCGCGCACGTGGAGGCGCTGGCCTCACGGCTGGGCGGGCTGTCCTCCGGAGTGGGGCCCACGGGGGTGTCATTGGATGCACTGCGCCCCGTGCTGCGGCCCTCGGGCTTCGTGGCGGGGACCCAGGGTGCGCTGTTCCGGCCGGGGCCCGCGGGGCTGGAGGTCTTCTACGTGCTGGAGGACGCGGAGTTCATGCGCTACCTGCCGGCTTCCGCGCTGAAGGACGCCGTGCTCACGCTCGACGCGGTGGACGCGGCGGCGTGGCACAACCTGGAGCTGCGTCCCGCCGACGTGCGGCCCGTCGTCATCGACCACGGCGAGGTGCGGCTGGCGGAGGCGTTCTCCGGCATCTGGGCGGTGACGGGCGGCGACGGCCATGACGGCGCACGGCTGCTCACGAAGTCGCAGCGCCGCAGGCTCGACGCGGCCACGGGCGGAGGCCCGCTGCGCGTGAGCCTGGGCCGGCGCGAGGTGGCGCTCCTGTGCCGCGAATCGGACGGTGATTCGGTGCGGAGGCTGGCCGCGCTGGGGCACGCGCCGGATGGCGTCCCCGGCGTGTTCCTGCTGGAAGGGGACGCGCTGCGGAGCGTGTGA
- a CDS encoding DUF4230 domain-containing protein, with translation MAKNVSRALSLVAAVALGALGAWVLLRPAAPRLPDTAAVVEQMREVARLETLDVSLYKKVTFTPEPQATDALWKDVLLWASYTLQDPHGRAIVFADAHLGFDFQRFDSSHLHAVGTRVDVLLPPMQVTVALRPGETEVIDSNLDSAQTAQLLEKARLAFEKEVRQDRRLQEKARQSAERSLRGLLLTLGFREVRFVETLPVGSAG, from the coding sequence ATGGCGAAGAACGTCTCGCGAGCCCTGTCCCTCGTCGCCGCGGTCGCGCTCGGCGCGCTGGGGGCCTGGGTGCTGCTGCGCCCCGCGGCCCCCCGGCTGCCGGACACGGCGGCGGTGGTGGAGCAGATGCGGGAGGTGGCCCGGCTGGAGACGCTGGACGTGTCCCTCTACAAGAAGGTCACGTTCACGCCGGAGCCGCAGGCCACGGACGCGCTGTGGAAGGACGTGCTGCTGTGGGCCAGCTACACGCTCCAGGACCCGCACGGCCGAGCCATCGTGTTCGCGGACGCGCACCTGGGGTTCGACTTCCAGCGCTTCGACTCGAGCCACCTGCACGCCGTGGGCACGCGCGTGGACGTGCTCCTGCCGCCCATGCAGGTGACGGTGGCGCTGCGGCCCGGGGAGACGGAGGTCATCGACTCCAACCTGGACAGCGCGCAGACGGCGCAGCTGCTGGAGAAGGCGCGTCTGGCGTTTGAAAAAGAGGTGCGGCAGGACCGGCGCCTCCAGGAGAAGGCGCGACAGTCCGCGGAGCGCTCGCTGCGGGGCCTGTTGCTCACGCTGGGCTTCCGCGAGGTGCGGTTCGTGGAGACCTTGCCGGTGGGGAGCGCGGGATGA
- a CDS encoding translation initiation factor: protein MGKRDKKDEAPPPGPFNNPFAALSAQREALPVGPPPPPPQGSAPKPEPKGPARAVVRMERKGRGGKEVTVVEQLGLPAAQLDTWLKALKGGLGCGGVVEEDALVLQGDQRERLPALLEARGVRKVIVG, encoded by the coding sequence ATGGGCAAGCGCGACAAGAAGGACGAGGCCCCGCCGCCGGGGCCCTTCAACAACCCCTTCGCCGCCCTGTCCGCGCAGCGTGAAGCGCTGCCCGTGGGGCCGCCGCCTCCTCCTCCCCAGGGCTCGGCGCCGAAGCCGGAGCCCAAGGGCCCCGCGCGCGCCGTGGTGCGCATGGAGCGCAAGGGCCGGGGCGGCAAGGAGGTGACGGTGGTGGAGCAGCTGGGGCTGCCCGCGGCCCAGCTGGACACCTGGCTCAAGGCGCTCAAGGGCGGCCTGGGCTGCGGCGGCGTGGTGGAGGAGGACGCGCTGGTGTTGCAGGGCGACCAGCGTGAACGGCTTCCCGCGCTCCTGGAGGCGCGGGGCGTGCGCAAGGTCATCGTCGGCTGA